The following proteins are co-located in the Apium graveolens cultivar Ventura chromosome 5, ASM990537v1, whole genome shotgun sequence genome:
- the LOC141662010 gene encoding BEL1-like homeodomain protein 2, which translates to MELLAQRFASKFGRSIHSVNSFDFSMSEEYRQHQGSGSGIFSFSNGMDRSQLIEQQIRKDKVRLQGLEAPMLVTMEQDSTGNNFETAGMLSEMFNYSSGPAASSATELLEHQMLAANFHHHHRNMTRPPTQDWYGNINDRDSSSSAINSSHHHNHLQEQGREISRNNLNASSDAAMQLFLMNPSSARSHSPSPSVANSTLHHQVFQGPPSVGANFEPSSQQFTWLPPGNAAATIHVNQTDNNMSHLTGHVVDHGLGRGHGHGQGLSLSLSSSLQHLEVAKAEEFRMGDSSGIIYFNQMSSRGQNASNVHYPYKNNTQNLGISHNQGMHLQGEVVGGQNQFGFGSNSTLGVVNVLRGSKYLKAAQELLEEFCSVGRGQFKTTNKQLGRQNSINPNSTSSTSAGTGANGSAASSSKDPPPPPLSASERIDHQRRKVKLLSMLDEAQRRYNHYCEQMQMVVNSYDMVMGYGSAVPYTTLAQKAMSRHFRCLKDAIGAQIKISCELLGEKDGAAGTSGVTKGETPRLKLLEQSLRHQRAFHQMGMMEQEAWRPQRGLPERSVNILRAWLFEHFLHPYPSDADKQLLSRQTGLSRNQVSNWFINARVRLWKPMVEDMYQQEETEEREAFHAQTPTPYTNITTTTTHTTTATRTTTAPPAASRSEIIMSNADNDFSHLAINTQQQRFIRTATASAGIGSGSAKFGTTSTAGDVSLTLGLRHAGNMPENNSDLR; encoded by the exons ATGGAATTATTAGCACAAAGATTTGCTTCGAAATTTGGAAGGAGTATTCATAGTGTGAATTCTTTTGATTTTTCGATGTCTGAAGAGTATCGTCAACACCAAGGCTCGGGTAGTGGAATTTTCAGCTTCTCTAATGGGATGGACAGATCACAACTAATAGAGCAGCAGATCCGGAAGGATAAAGTTAGATTACAAGGTCTCGAGGCGCCGATGTTAGTGACAATGGAACAAGATTCTACCGGGAATAATTTTGAAACAGCGGGGATGTTATCTGAAATGTTTAATTATTCGTCTGGTCCTGCAGCTTCATCGGCTACTGAATTATTAGAGCATCAGATGTTGGCTGCTAATTTTCATCATCATCACCGGAATATGACAAGGCCACCGACACAAGATTGGTACGGGAATATAAATGATCGAGACAGTAGTAGTAGTGCTATTAATTCATCTCATCATCATAATCATCTTCAAGAACAAGGAAGAGAGATATCGAGAAATAATTTAAATGCTTCATCAGACGCTGCCATGCAACTTTTTCTAATGAATCCTTCATCAGCAAGGTCACATTCACCTTCTCCTTCTGTTGCTAATTCTACACTTCATCATCAAGTCTTTCAAGGGCCTCCGTCGGTTGGAGCCAATTTCGAGCCATCGTCTCAACAATTCACTTGGCTTCCACCTGGAAATGCCGCAGCCACTATTCATGTCAATCAAACTGATAATAACATGTCTCATCTTACTGGTCATGTAGTTGATCACGGCCTTGGCCGTGGCCATGGCCATGGCCAAGGTCTTTCGTTATCACTGTCTTCTTCTCTACAGCATTTGGAAGTTGCAAAAGCTGAGGAATTTAGGATGGGCGATAGTAGTGGAATAATATACTTCAATCAAATGAGCAGCCGAGGACAAAATGCTTCAAATGTACATTATCCGTACAAGAACAATACGCAAAATTTGGGGATAAGTCATAATCAAGGAATGCATTTACAAGGTGAAGTGGTTGGGGGTCAGAATCAGTTTGGGTTCGGGTCTAATTCGACGTTAGGAGTGGTGAATGTGTTGAGAGGTTCTAAGTACTTGAAGGCCGCTCAAGAACTGTTGGAAGAGTTTTGTAGCGTTGGTAGAGGTCAATTCAAGACGACGAATAAGCAACTCGGGAGGCAAAATTCAATAAACCCTAATTCAACCTCTAGTACTTCTGCAGGTACCGGTGCTAATGGTTCTGCAGCTTCTTCTTCAAAGGATCCTCCTCCTCCACCACTGTCAGCTAGTGAACGAATCGATCACCAGAGGCGTAAGGTCAAGCTTTTATCGATGCTCGATGAGGCAC AGCGAAGATACAATCACTACTGCGAACAAATGCAAATGGTGGTAAACTCATATGACATGGTGATGGGATATGGATCAGCGGTCCCGTACACGACGCTGGCGCAGAAAGCGATGTCACGACACTTTAGATGCTTAAAGGATGCGATAGGGGCACAAATAAAGATAAGTTGTGAGCTTTTGGGAGAGAAAGATGGAGCAGCTGGTACATCTGGTGTCACTAAAGGAGAGACTCCAAGGCTTAAGCTGCTTGAACAAAGTCTCAGACACCAAAGAGCTTTTCATCAGATGGGCATGATGGAACAAGAAGCTTGGAGACCTCAAAGAGGCTTGCCTGAACGCTCTGTCAACATTTTGCGTGCTTGGCTTTTCGAGCATTTTCTTCACCC GTATCCAAGCGACGCAGATAAACAGCTGCTGTCGCGGCAGACTGGTCTTTCAAGAAACCAG GTATCGAACTGGTTCATAAATGCAAGGGTGAGACTGTGGAAACCCATGGTAGAAGACATGTACCAGCAAGAAGAAACAGAAGAAAGAGAGGCCTTTCATGCCCAAACCCCAACGCCTTATACCAACATCACCACCACAACGACGCATACTACAACTGCGACTCGTACAACAACAGCACCACCAGCAGCATCAAGATCAGAAATAATTATGAGCAATGCTGATAACGACTTCTCACACCTCGCAATCAATACACAACAACAGCGATTCATCAGAACAGCCACCGCGAGTGCTGGTATCGGATCAGGGTCTGCAAAATTCGGGACCACTAGTACTGCAGGTGATGTATCCTTGACTTTAGGGTTACGTCACGCCGGGAACATGCCGGAGAATAATTCCGATTTACGTTAG
- the LOC141662011 gene encoding BTB/POZ domain-containing protein At3g50780-like, translated as MSETKVAKVEKGQTKIRNVPIAVTPEGFWCCPAPVMFPKTLKASSPLNRPKLTNPAPKNPVQKKQAQEPEKKQAPAVSRSGIGPDDQIKLAHDEPVLSSTLIPQSAIKPKVENIQRKVSIEFGEPGTSDLKVVLFGKQGFTVKLSTHKNVLVASSSYFADKFTENHPLLPILEIDDCEDVEIYVETVGLMYCKEIKQRLIKQSVSRVLRILKVAQQMQFSFCIQSCLEYLEAVPWVGEEEEEKVLSSVLHLQGEGIGITPVLKRVSSGVSKPPKDTISNILELVLKSNEERGRREMKNIVLKLLKENNNLPTSSDSVDNEAIYNSCKSCLDSLLSMFRLAAEPDFTNKPMNIKEPVVKQLALDADNLSWLLEILTDRQAADEFAVIWANQQELASLHTSIPIVSRHHVSCISARLFVGMGKGELLPSKDTRHLLLQTWLQPLINDYSWLQHGCRSFDKKVVEEGIGRTILTLPLEDQQSILLAWLGNFLKTGDNCPNLQRAFEVWWRRSFIRPHVESANVVQSDK; from the exons ATGTCTGAAACCAAAGTTGCTAAGGTAGAGAAGGGTCAAACAAAGATTAGAAATGTTCCGATTGCTGTCACTCCAGAAGGTTTCTGGTGTTGTCCTGCTCCAGTTATGTTTCCGAAGACCCTTAAAGCCTCGAGTCCCTTAAACAGACCTAAATTAACTAATCCAGCACCTAAAAACCCTGTTCAAAAGAAACAGGCTCAAGAACCTGAGAAAAAGCAAGCACCTGCTGTGTCAAGGTCCGGAATTGGTCCCGATGATCAAATTAAACTAGCTCATGATGAACCTGTTCTTAGTTCTACATTGATCCCCCAGAGTGCAATAAAACCCAAGGTGGAAAATATTCAGAGGAAGGTGTCAATTGAATTTGGTGAACCAGGTACCAGTGACCTTAAGGTAGTCTTGTTTGGGAAGCAGGGATTTACTGTGAAGTTGAGTACTCATAAAAATGTCCTTGTGGCAAGTAGCAGTTACTTTGCTGATAAATTCACAGAAAATCATCCTCTTTTACCAATTCTTGAAATCGATGATTGTGAAGATGTTGAAATTTATGTGGAAACAGTGGGACTGATGTATTGTAAAGAGATAAAGCAACGATTGATCAAGCAAAGCGTCTCTCGTGTTTTACGAATCCTTAAG GTTGCTCAGCAAATGCAGTTCAGTTTCTGCATACAATCATGTTTAGAATATTTGGAAGCAGTCCCTTGGGTCggggaagaagaagaagagaaagtcctTTCCTCAGTCTTGCATCTTCAAGGAGAAGGAATTGGTATCACCCCAGTTCTGAAACGAGTGTCATCTGGTGTATCAAAACCACCTAAGGACACCATTTCAAACATACTTGAACTAGTGCTAAAAAGTAATGAAGAGAGAGGTCGTCGAGAAATGAAAAACATTGTCTTGAAGCTCCTTAAAGAGAATAACAATCTTCCTACCAGTTCGGATTCAGTTGACAATGAAGCAATATATAATTCTTGCAAAAGCTGCTTGGACTCTTTATTGTCTATGTTCAGATTAGCTGCTGAGCCTGATTTTACCAACAAACCCATGAATATAAAGGAACCAGTGGTAAAGCAGCTCGCGTTGGACGCTGATAATCTCTCATGGTTGCTTGAAATACTTACTGACAGACAAGCAGCAGACGAGTTTGCAGTAATATGGGCTAACCAGCAGGAGCTGGCATCGCTTCATACAAGTATTCCTATTGTGTCTCGCCACCATGTTAGCTGCATCTCTGCAAGGCTATTTGTCGGTATGGGAAAAGGGGAGCTTCTACCGTCCAAGGACACTCGTCATTTGTTGTTACAAACTTGGTTACAGCCTTTGATCAATGATTATAGCTGGTTGCAACATGGGTGCAGGTCATTTGATAAGAAGGTTGTTGAGGAAGGAATTGGCAGGACAATCCTCACTCTGCCTTTAGAAGACCAGCAGAGTATTTTGCTAGCTTGGTTAGGGAATTTCTTGAAAACTGGTGACAATTGCCCCAATCTTCAGCGAGCTTTTGAAGTCTGGTGGCGGAGATCTTTCATAAGACCCCATGTAGAATCTGCAAATGTCGTCCAGTCAGATAAGTGA
- the LOC141659199 gene encoding uncharacterized protein LOC141659199: MTKRMENIPIIVQHGGHWEENISYIGFKVFGLLLPTELKKREIDFSKYPLCITTESSDVQVSSTFNNHSETTVEIGQVGFQITEAESSNKAKDITVGLNMNTVTDYVDYAKIISEQMVDIPIETEVDQEIIHERKDEVITDKHHPQISEFQIYKYKETFNLVLNHYAINNNFQFKVKKSFKRVFLVECIDNNCKWILCASRNGNTNQFIIRRFVNNHSCALDVRFKGQRQAITSIITDTIKSKFINIKTTYTVADIIRDMRNDHNINVNYNKAWRSKEKALKNMRGNAIASYAELYTYLFMLHNINVGSIIELQLTTNSCFIKAYGGREDMLFVSDRHESIIKGASKVYPEVPNVFCIFHLLGNIKTKFKKNLKRRKEEFLSAANAYSVKKFNYHMEELEKVDKRVQLYLQEIGYKKWAKVYSTNNRYSNMTSNVAESLNFVITSIRELPICTMLESLRGLIQQWSWKNRHEATSTTTHLTRKYEELLKINYNYSMDLTVHPTNEIFFEVHNKEKKYVVDLSKRTCSCNRFQMDNMPCSHAIVVLKQANMDLYEYLSKT, encoded by the exons ATGACGAAAA GAATGGAAAATATACCTATTATTGTGCAACATGGTGGACATTGGGAAGAAAATATAAGTTACATAGGCTTTAAGGTCTTTGGATTGCTTCTCCCAACAG AGCTAAAGAAAAGAGAAATTGACTTCAGCAAATACCCTTTGTGTATCACAACTGAATCATCAGATGTTCAAGTTTCATCTACATTCAATAATCATAGTGAAACGACAGTTGAAATTGGACAAGTTGGGTTTCAAATTACAGAAGCTGAATCATCAAACAAGGCAAAAGATATCACAGTTGGATTAAATATGAATACTGTTACGGATTATGTGGATTATGCGAAGATAATTTCAGAACAAATGGTAGACATACCAATCGAAACAGAAGTTGATCAAGAGATTATACATGAAAGGAAGGATGAGGTGATCACAGACAAACACCATCCCCAAATATCAGAGTTTCAGATTTATAAATATAAGGAAACCTTCAACCTAGTCCTCAACCACTACGCAATCAATAATAATTTCCAGTTCAAAGTGAAAAAGTCTTTCAAAAGAGTATTTTTAGTTGAATGTATTGACAACAATTGCAAATGGATATTGTGTGCTTCAAGGAATGGAAACACAAATCAGTTCATAATTCGGAGATTTGTCAACAACCACAGTTGTGCTCTTGATGTGAGGTTTAAAGGACAGCGACAAGCAATCACATCAATTATTACAGATACAATAAAATCAAAGTTTATAAATATCAAAACAACTTACACAGTTGCAGATATTATACGTGATATGAGGAATGATCATAATATAAACGTCAATTACAACAAAGCATGGAGATCAAAGGAAAAAGCTCTGAAAAATATGAGAGGAAATGCAATTGCTTCATATGCTGAATTATATACTTATTTGTTCATGTTGCATAACATAAATGTTGGATCAATAATTGAACTACAATTGACAACAAATAGTTGTTTCAT AAAAGCTTACGGAGGAAGGGAAGACATGTTATTCGTGTCGGACAGACATGAAAGTATTATTAAAGGAGCCAGTAAGGTGTACCCTGAAGTACCAAATGTCTTTTGCATCTTTCATCTACTAGGGAACATtaaaacaaaattcaagaaaaatttgAAGAGGAGAAAGGAAGAATTCCTATCTGCTGCTAATGCCTATAGTGTCAAAAAATTCAACTATCACATGGAAGAACTTGAGAAAGTCGACAAAAGAGTGCAACTCTATTTGCAAGAAATTGGCTATAAAAAATGGGCAAAGGTCTACTCCACAAATAATAGATATTCAAACATGACATCAAATGTTGCAGAATCTCTAAATTTCGTGATCACTTCAATAAGAGAGCTACCAATCTGCACAATGTTGGAAAGTTTGCGAGGTTTAATACAACAATGGAGTTGGAAAAATCGCCATGAAGCAACTTCAACAACAACACATTTGACTAGGAAGTATGAAGAACTGTTGAAAATAAATTACAACTACTCTATGGATTTAACG GTGCATCCAACAAATGAAATATTCTTTGAAGTGCATAATAAGGAGAAAAAGTATGTGGTTGACCTTAGTAAAAGAACTTGCAGCTGTAACAG ATTCCAAATGGATAATATGCCATGctctcatgcaattgttgttttaaAACAAGCAAACATGGATCTTTATGAGTATCTTTCTAAAACCTAA